A genomic segment from Modestobacter roseus encodes:
- a CDS encoding FAD-dependent oxidoreductase — MSTSEEHGVDEHGPDTIGEPARRTPVLGEFDVVVIGGGPAGLMAAAAAARAGRSTLLLERYGFLGGAGTAGGLSTFCGLHAKVHGEHRQVVHGLADELLERLAKMDGLSEPHLTINDGILAQAFDISSYKIAADELVVGSGARILFHAMAVGVVMDGPDRIGAVLVESKSGRQAVRGRVFVDASGDADVSAWAGVPYEKSPGLLYPSLMFRINGVDVAAAGEKPWRTVERLMDAAEQAGTHSFPRKKPIVRPQRNPLEWRANLTQLSNPDGSAVDGTDVEQLSHGELQGRQQVLDAFTFIKDHTPGFTDSYIVDIAPQIGIRETRRVLGEHLLTEDDVLDCADFPDSIGVNGWPVEAHVAGTVEFRWQRGEDPRGYNQLPYRMLVPQRVDNLLVAGRCASMTRFGQSSARVTGPCFAMGQAAGTAADLALDAGVPVRDVAVDRLQRQLVRDGVFLGGEPA; from the coding sequence GTGAGCACGTCGGAGGAGCACGGGGTGGACGAGCACGGGCCGGACACGATCGGGGAACCCGCCCGGCGGACCCCGGTCCTCGGCGAGTTCGACGTCGTTGTCATCGGCGGCGGCCCGGCCGGGCTGATGGCCGCGGCGGCGGCGGCCCGCGCCGGCCGCTCGACCCTGCTGCTGGAGCGCTACGGCTTCCTCGGCGGCGCCGGCACGGCCGGTGGGCTGAGCACCTTCTGCGGGCTGCACGCCAAGGTGCACGGCGAGCACCGGCAGGTGGTGCACGGCCTGGCCGACGAGCTGCTCGAGCGGCTGGCGAAGATGGACGGCCTCTCCGAGCCGCACCTGACGATCAACGACGGCATCCTCGCCCAGGCGTTCGACATCTCCAGCTACAAGATCGCCGCCGACGAGCTGGTCGTCGGGTCCGGGGCCCGCATCCTGTTCCACGCGATGGCCGTCGGGGTCGTCATGGACGGGCCGGACCGGATCGGTGCCGTGCTGGTCGAGTCCAAGTCCGGCCGGCAGGCCGTCCGCGGCCGGGTGTTCGTCGACGCCTCCGGGGACGCCGACGTGTCGGCCTGGGCCGGGGTGCCGTACGAGAAGTCGCCCGGGCTGCTCTACCCCTCGCTGATGTTCCGGATCAACGGCGTCGACGTCGCGGCGGCCGGCGAGAAGCCCTGGCGCACCGTGGAGCGGCTGATGGACGCCGCCGAGCAGGCCGGCACGCACTCCTTCCCGCGCAAGAAGCCGATCGTGCGCCCGCAGCGCAACCCGCTGGAGTGGCGGGCCAACCTCACCCAGCTGAGCAACCCCGACGGCAGCGCGGTCGACGGAACCGACGTCGAGCAGCTGAGCCACGGGGAGCTGCAGGGCCGGCAGCAGGTGCTCGACGCCTTCACCTTCATCAAGGACCACACGCCCGGCTTCACCGACTCCTACATCGTCGACATCGCCCCGCAGATCGGGATCCGGGAGACCCGGCGGGTGCTGGGGGAGCACCTGCTGACCGAGGACGACGTGCTCGACTGCGCCGACTTCCCCGACTCGATCGGGGTCAACGGCTGGCCGGTCGAGGCGCACGTGGCCGGCACGGTCGAGTTCCGCTGGCAGCGCGGCGAGGACCCCCGCGGGTACAACCAGCTCCCCTACCGGATGCTCGTGCCGCAGCGGGTGGACAACCTGCTCGTCGCCGGGCGGTGCGCCTCGATGACCCGGTTCGGGCAGTCCTCCGCGCGGGTCACCGGCCCGTGCTTCGCGATGGGCCAGGCCGCCGGCACCGCCGCCGACCTGGCGCTGGACGCCGGCGTGCCCGTCCGGGACGTCGCGGTCGACCGGCTGCAGCGCCAGCTGGTCCGCGACGGCGTGTTCCTGGGCGGTGAGCCGGCGTGA
- a CDS encoding amidase produces MGPLDAAERARREEEVRAATNAVLRRIDPPLAHAPDGPLAGVRVGLKDNIDTAGVPTTCASAFFADRVPETDAVVVTRLADAGAQMVAKLNLSEFAIGLTSQNSAVGPVRNPWALDRLPGGSSGGAGAAVAAGLVDVALGTDTGGSVRLPAAACGVTGLRPGISVVPDAGTFPVCELVDTVGPLARTVELAARAFAVLAGRPPRTLRPAVPRRIGVPEPWFDDLDPGVAEVVAAAGAVFGEGGAELVPVTVPGISVAQDVLYTIVYSTIADLHRERLAEPELFQPETLARLRVGEGVSEGDRSAALQVRAEYQRGLEELFGSVDVLLTPTLPGDVPTAVGADDVLTLTRRLSTLTAPWSLHAGPTLALPVGRHPVSGLPVGAQLTAAVGGEDLLLDAGAWFQQRTSWHVERPPCTVD; encoded by the coding sequence GTGGGACCCCTGGACGCCGCCGAGCGCGCTCGGCGGGAGGAGGAGGTGCGCGCGGCCACCAATGCGGTGCTGCGCCGCATCGACCCGCCGCTGGCGCACGCCCCCGACGGCCCGCTCGCCGGGGTGCGGGTCGGGCTGAAGGACAACATCGACACCGCCGGGGTGCCCACCACCTGCGCATCGGCGTTCTTCGCCGACCGGGTCCCCGAGACCGACGCGGTCGTCGTCACCCGGCTGGCCGACGCCGGCGCGCAGATGGTCGCCAAGCTGAACCTGTCGGAGTTCGCCATCGGGCTGACCAGCCAGAACTCGGCCGTCGGCCCGGTCCGCAACCCGTGGGCCCTGGACCGGCTGCCCGGGGGCTCCAGTGGCGGCGCGGGTGCCGCGGTCGCCGCCGGCCTGGTCGACGTCGCCCTGGGCACCGACACCGGCGGCTCGGTGCGGCTGCCCGCCGCGGCCTGCGGGGTCACCGGGCTGCGGCCGGGGATCTCCGTCGTCCCGGACGCCGGCACCTTCCCGGTCTGCGAACTGGTCGACACGGTCGGCCCGCTGGCCCGCACGGTCGAGCTGGCCGCCCGCGCCTTCGCCGTCCTCGCCGGCCGGCCGCCCCGGACGCTGCGCCCGGCCGTGCCCCGGCGGATCGGCGTCCCCGAACCCTGGTTCGACGACCTGGACCCCGGCGTCGCGGAGGTGGTCGCGGCCGCGGGCGCGGTGTTCGGCGAGGGTGGCGCCGAGCTGGTGCCGGTGACGGTGCCGGGGATCAGCGTCGCCCAGGACGTGCTCTACACGATCGTCTACTCCACCATCGCCGACCTGCACCGCGAGCGCCTGGCCGAGCCGGAGCTCTTCCAGCCCGAGACGCTCGCCCGGCTGCGGGTGGGCGAGGGCGTGTCCGAGGGCGACCGGTCCGCGGCGCTGCAGGTGCGCGCGGAGTACCAGCGCGGCCTGGAGGAGCTCTTCGGCTCCGTCGACGTGCTGCTCACGCCCACCCTGCCCGGCGACGTCCCCACGGCGGTCGGCGCCGACGACGTGCTCACCCTCACCCGCCGGCTGAGCACGCTGACCGCGCCGTGGTCGCTGCACGCCGGGCCCACGCTCGCCCTGCCGGTCGGCCGGCACCCCGTCTCCGGTCTGCCGGTCGGCGCCCAGCTCACGGCCGCCGTCGGCGGGGAGGACCTGCTGCTCGACGCCGGGGCCTGGTTCCAGCAGCGCACCAGCTGGCACGTCGAGCGCCCACCCTGCACGGTCGACTGA
- a CDS encoding AMP-binding protein, which translates to MTAPAADAVQRDDVATRLEAVADAISALDPGRAALVAGERAVTWAEFDQQAARLAGHLAAAGVGPGARVGIGLHNSPEYLIGVFAACKLRAVPVNVNYRYRATELAQVLGYVAAEAVLVDDGLAGTLAEVAGRLPSLRTVVRCGPGSQDDGAVPWEQALDAAPLPRCERSPDDQVWLLTGGTTGAPKAVVWDSAGVCAVVASAYRRAGVPVPRDRAGAVAAAVAAVRGGTAPVVLPGSPLMHGTGFFAAFGNLLRGGCVVTLTDPSLDPAELWRAVERHGVEELAIVGDAFAVPLLAELDRAAAAGRPYDLGSLRRVISSGVRWSPDVKRRLLAAGRMTLQDTIAATEGGPFGVSLVGPDPESVTTRFALPENARVLTPDGRDVVPGSGEVGELASSGALPLGYLDAPELTASVFRMVDGVRHVVPGDSATVEADGTLSLLGRGSGVINTGGEKVFAEEVEQALLDHPLVRDAVVLGLPDDRWGSRVTALVVADPPGEATARSLADHVGSVLAGYKRPRSVLFVETVRRSASGKVDRSWAQQAARQLTGPAPTSSTEIEEARR; encoded by the coding sequence GTGACCGCGCCGGCCGCCGACGCCGTCCAGCGGGACGACGTCGCCACCCGGCTGGAGGCGGTGGCCGACGCGATCAGCGCGCTGGACCCGGGGCGGGCGGCGCTGGTCGCCGGTGAGCGCGCCGTCACCTGGGCCGAGTTCGACCAGCAGGCGGCCCGGCTGGCCGGCCACCTGGCCGCGGCCGGGGTGGGCCCCGGCGCCCGGGTGGGCATCGGGCTGCACAACTCGCCGGAGTACCTGATCGGGGTGTTCGCCGCGTGCAAGCTGCGGGCGGTGCCGGTCAACGTCAACTACCGGTACCGGGCCACCGAGCTCGCCCAGGTGCTCGGGTACGTCGCCGCCGAGGCGGTGCTGGTGGACGACGGCCTGGCCGGGACGCTGGCCGAGGTGGCCGGCCGGCTGCCGAGCCTGCGCACGGTGGTGCGCTGCGGCCCGGGCTCCCAGGACGACGGCGCCGTCCCGTGGGAGCAGGCGCTGGACGCCGCCCCCCTGCCCCGCTGCGAGCGGTCGCCGGACGACCAGGTCTGGCTGCTCACCGGCGGCACCACCGGGGCGCCCAAGGCCGTCGTCTGGGACTCCGCCGGCGTCTGCGCGGTCGTGGCGTCGGCGTACAGGCGGGCCGGGGTGCCCGTGCCGCGGGACCGGGCCGGGGCGGTGGCGGCCGCCGTGGCCGCCGTGCGGGGCGGCACCGCCCCCGTCGTGCTCCCCGGGTCACCGCTGATGCACGGCACCGGCTTCTTCGCCGCGTTCGGCAACCTGCTGCGCGGGGGCTGCGTCGTCACCCTCACCGACCCCTCCCTCGACCCGGCGGAGCTGTGGCGCGCCGTCGAGCGGCACGGGGTGGAGGAGCTGGCGATCGTCGGTGACGCGTTCGCCGTCCCCCTGCTCGCCGAGCTCGACCGGGCGGCCGCCGCCGGGCGCCCCTACGACCTCGGCAGCCTCCGCCGGGTGATCAGCTCCGGGGTGCGCTGGAGCCCCGACGTCAAGCGGCGGTTGCTGGCGGCCGGCCGGATGACCCTGCAGGACACGATCGCCGCCACCGAGGGCGGCCCGTTCGGCGTCTCGCTGGTCGGGCCGGACCCGGAGTCGGTGACCACCCGGTTCGCGCTGCCGGAGAACGCGCGCGTGCTCACCCCCGACGGCCGGGACGTGGTGCCCGGCTCCGGGGAGGTCGGCGAGCTCGCCAGCTCCGGGGCGCTGCCGCTGGGCTACCTCGACGCGCCCGAGCTGACCGCGTCGGTCTTCCGGATGGTCGACGGCGTCCGGCACGTGGTGCCCGGGGACTCCGCCACCGTCGAGGCCGACGGCACCCTCAGCCTGCTGGGCCGCGGCTCCGGGGTGATCAACACCGGCGGCGAGAAGGTCTTCGCCGAGGAGGTCGAGCAGGCGCTGCTGGACCACCCGCTGGTCCGCGACGCCGTCGTCCTCGGGCTGCCCGACGACCGCTGGGGCAGCCGGGTCACCGCGCTCGTCGTCGCCGACCCACCGGGCGAGGCGACGGCGCGGTCGCTCGCCGACCACGTCGGCAGCGTGCTGGCCGGCTACAAGCGGCCCCGGTCGGTCCTCTTCGTCGAGACGGTGCGGCGCAGCGCCTCCGGCAAGGTCGACCGCTCCTGGGCCCAGCAGGCCGCCCGGCAGCTGACCGGGCCGGCACCCACCAGTTCCACTGAGATCGAGGAGGCACGCCGGTGA
- a CDS encoding dehydratase, whose amino-acid sequence MPAATVVTGVEETQALAGRTLGTSSWVEVTAERVDRFCAATGTPPPADRTVPGLLVLALTTVFMPELLESRGFALSVNYGCRSVRFPAAVPVGSRVRCTATVDAVDAVPGGVQLALTLVFEAEGHTEPACVASTLVRRYL is encoded by the coding sequence ATGCCCGCCGCCACCGTCGTCACCGGCGTCGAGGAGACCCAGGCGCTCGCCGGCCGCACGCTCGGCACCAGCTCCTGGGTGGAGGTCACGGCCGAGCGGGTCGACCGCTTCTGCGCCGCGACGGGCACCCCGCCGCCCGCGGACCGCACCGTCCCCGGCTTGCTGGTGCTCGCCCTCACCACGGTCTTCATGCCCGAGCTGCTGGAGTCCCGCGGGTTCGCCCTGTCGGTCAACTACGGCTGCCGGTCGGTGCGCTTCCCCGCTGCGGTGCCGGTGGGCAGCCGGGTGCGCTGCACGGCCACGGTCGACGCGGTCGACGCCGTGCCGGGCGGGGTGCAGCTGGCGCTCACCCTGGTGTTCGAGGCCGAGGGGCACACCGAGCCGGCCTGCGTCGCGTCGACCCTGGTCCGGCGGTACCTGTGA
- a CDS encoding IclR family transcriptional regulator domain-containing protein — protein MDGAGEDAPDDGAAEAPRGDWFVQSLERGFSVIKAFSADEPELTLSDIARRTGMTRAAARRFLLTLVDLGYVAVDDRRFRLRPRVLELGFTYLSMLRLPELAMPYLSELSRDIQETTSMAVLDGPDVVYVARVGGRRVMASGITVGSRLPAYATSHGRVLLAALPDDQLDAYLAGTELVRRTARTVTDPVVLRERVLATRERGWALLDQELEEGVTSLAMPVCGATGAVIASVNIGAHSSRHTPEHLEEVALPLMTDAVQQLERDLRLAGVRTPGHPLL, from the coding sequence ATGGACGGCGCAGGCGAGGACGCACCGGACGACGGCGCCGCGGAGGCCCCGCGGGGTGACTGGTTCGTGCAGTCCCTCGAGCGCGGGTTCTCGGTGATCAAGGCCTTCTCCGCCGACGAGCCGGAGCTGACCCTCAGCGACATCGCCCGCCGCACCGGGATGACCCGCGCCGCGGCGCGGCGGTTCCTGCTCACCCTGGTCGACCTGGGCTACGTCGCCGTCGACGACCGCCGCTTCCGGCTGCGCCCCCGGGTGCTGGAGCTGGGGTTCACCTACCTGTCCATGCTGCGGCTGCCCGAGCTGGCGATGCCCTACCTCAGCGAGCTCTCCCGCGACATCCAGGAGACCACCAGCATGGCGGTGCTCGACGGGCCCGACGTGGTCTACGTCGCCCGGGTGGGCGGCCGCCGGGTGATGGCCAGCGGCATCACCGTCGGCAGCCGGCTGCCCGCCTACGCCACCTCGCACGGCCGGGTGCTGCTGGCCGCGCTCCCCGACGACCAGCTGGACGCCTACCTGGCCGGCACCGAGCTGGTCCGCCGCACCGCGCGGACCGTCACCGACCCGGTGGTGCTGCGGGAGCGGGTGCTCGCCACCCGGGAACGCGGCTGGGCGCTGCTGGACCAGGAGCTGGAGGAGGGCGTGACCTCCCTGGCCATGCCGGTGTGCGGCGCGACCGGTGCGGTGATCGCCTCGGTCAACATCGGGGCGCACTCCAGCCGGCACACCCCCGAGCATCTGGAGGAGGTCGCCCTCCCGCTGATGACCGACGCCGTGCAGCAGCTGGAACGGGACCTCCGCCTGGCCGGCGTCCGGACGCCGGGCCACCCGCTGCTCTGA
- a CDS encoding acyl-CoA dehydrogenase family protein → MTSTARRPETAPTAPTEPTAPTEPTEPVPTEPVLAEPWPPQPPVLHSPWHTPARAALMEQARAFARDEVLPVADELDPQKGQIPPELIARLGELGWFGLTIPAADGGLGLGVFEYCLVSEELARAWMSVASILARAQGMGTQVADPARRAGLLRRSARGEWIGSVALSEPEAGSDLANVQTRAVLDGDEWVVTGHKRWAGNALAADFIQVLVRVADPQPGESRSRGLRNLLLVKERGAFPPGLSGYAIDKVGYHGFLTWDLTFDGVRIPAGDLIVGPGEGGTGGGGDSGAGFREAQAFLNTARVQTAARAVGLARAAVEDTTRYLQERAQFGRPIGDFQALRFTLAEMAADVEQARAFYRQVAHLLDEGVPCEREAAMVKLQATEMAVRVTNQAMQLHGGNGYTTERQVERHWRDARLTTIFEGTSEIQKRIISNRLLPRSPLA, encoded by the coding sequence GTGACGTCGACCGCCCGCCGCCCCGAGACCGCGCCGACCGCGCCGACCGAGCCGACCGCGCCGACCGAGCCGACCGAGCCGGTGCCCACCGAGCCGGTGCTCGCCGAGCCGTGGCCGCCCCAGCCGCCGGTGCTGCACTCGCCGTGGCACACCCCCGCCCGGGCGGCGCTGATGGAGCAGGCGCGGGCCTTCGCCCGGGACGAGGTGCTCCCGGTCGCCGACGAGCTCGACCCGCAGAAGGGCCAGATCCCGCCCGAGCTGATCGCGCGGCTGGGCGAGCTCGGCTGGTTCGGCCTGACCATCCCCGCGGCCGACGGCGGCCTGGGGCTCGGCGTCTTCGAGTACTGCCTGGTCAGCGAGGAGCTGGCGCGGGCGTGGATGAGCGTGGCGAGCATCCTGGCGCGCGCGCAGGGCATGGGCACCCAGGTCGCCGACCCCGCCCGGCGGGCCGGGTTGCTCCGCCGGAGCGCCCGGGGCGAGTGGATCGGCAGCGTGGCGCTGTCCGAGCCCGAGGCGGGCTCGGACCTCGCCAACGTGCAGACCCGCGCCGTGCTGGACGGCGACGAGTGGGTGGTGACCGGTCACAAGCGCTGGGCCGGCAACGCGCTCGCCGCGGACTTCATCCAGGTGCTGGTCCGGGTCGCCGACCCGCAGCCGGGGGAGTCCCGCTCCCGCGGCCTGCGCAACCTGCTGCTGGTCAAGGAGCGCGGCGCCTTCCCGCCCGGGCTGTCCGGCTACGCCATCGACAAGGTCGGCTACCACGGCTTCCTCACCTGGGACCTCACCTTCGACGGGGTGCGGATCCCGGCCGGTGACCTGATCGTCGGCCCCGGCGAGGGCGGCACGGGCGGCGGCGGGGACTCCGGCGCGGGCTTCCGGGAGGCGCAGGCGTTCCTCAACACCGCGCGGGTGCAGACCGCGGCCCGGGCGGTGGGCCTGGCCCGGGCGGCGGTGGAGGACACCACGCGGTACCTGCAGGAGCGGGCGCAGTTCGGTCGCCCGATCGGTGACTTCCAGGCGCTGCGGTTCACCCTCGCCGAGATGGCCGCCGACGTCGAGCAGGCCCGCGCCTTCTACCGCCAGGTCGCGCACCTGCTCGACGAGGGCGTGCCCTGCGAGCGGGAGGCGGCGATGGTGAAGCTGCAGGCCACCGAGATGGCCGTGCGGGTGACCAACCAGGCCATGCAGCTGCACGGCGGCAACGGCTACACCACGGAGCGCCAGGTCGAGCGGCACTGGCGCGACGCCCGGCTGACCACGATCTTCGAGGGCACCAGCGAGATCCAGAAGCGGATCATCAGCAACCGCCTGCTCCCCCGCAGCCCGCTGGCCTGA
- a CDS encoding dihydroxy-acid dehydratase codes for MTGLRSDFEPGTTRWAMRLAQWTALGIPAEDMAKPKIAIVNSSSGLASCFSHLDGIVGPLKEAVRAAGGVPFEVRTAASSDAITSAGAAGQYILPTRDLIASDIEVAVEGALLDGMVTLASCDKTTPGQLMAAGRLDVPTIVVACGYQPSGLFRGEHVDFEDVFLYAGHVATGRMTVEDLAEMAANAVTGPGVCAGMGTANSMHIATEALGMALPGSTPVLANGPRMWEAVAAAGARIVAMVAEDLRPRRILTPGAFRNAVAAVLAVSGSVNCVKHLQAVAVEAGCDVDVIALFEELAGQVPLLSAVKPNGDRQIDEFEAAGGAQALLYRLRPFLDLDQLTVAGRTLGEVLGGVDVPDSDVIRPVDDPLARHPGVMIVRGTLAPDGAVVKRTVADDGIKVFRGPARVFRSREEGIAAIRGGQVQAGEVLVLSGLGLRGSPGMAFTSAFVFALDGAGLGDEVVVVTDGQMSGLVNKGLVVAEVAPEGALGGPLGLVEDGDVISVDVEARTVDLDVPPEELAARRERLAPHPAPTGCSWLSVYARSVQPVARGATLGA; via the coding sequence GTGACCGGGCTGCGCAGCGACTTCGAGCCGGGCACCACGCGGTGGGCGATGCGGCTGGCCCAGTGGACGGCGCTGGGCATCCCCGCCGAGGACATGGCCAAGCCCAAGATCGCCATCGTGAACAGCTCGTCCGGCCTGGCCAGCTGCTTCAGCCACCTCGACGGCATCGTCGGACCGCTGAAGGAGGCGGTCCGGGCCGCCGGTGGCGTGCCGTTCGAGGTCCGCACGGCCGCGTCCAGCGACGCGATCACCAGCGCCGGCGCCGCCGGGCAGTACATCCTGCCCACCCGCGACCTGATCGCCAGCGACATCGAGGTGGCGGTCGAGGGGGCGCTGCTGGACGGCATGGTCACCCTGGCCTCCTGCGACAAGACCACGCCCGGCCAGCTGATGGCGGCCGGCCGGCTCGACGTCCCGACGATCGTGGTGGCCTGCGGCTACCAGCCGAGCGGGCTCTTCCGCGGCGAGCACGTCGACTTCGAGGACGTGTTCCTCTACGCCGGGCACGTGGCCACCGGGCGGATGACGGTCGAGGACCTGGCCGAGATGGCGGCCAACGCCGTCACCGGACCGGGCGTCTGCGCCGGGATGGGCACCGCCAACTCCATGCACATCGCCACCGAGGCGCTGGGCATGGCGCTGCCCGGCTCCACGCCGGTGCTGGCGAACGGCCCGCGGATGTGGGAGGCGGTCGCGGCCGCCGGCGCGCGGATCGTGGCCATGGTCGCCGAGGACCTCCGCCCGCGCAGGATCCTCACCCCGGGCGCCTTCCGGAACGCGGTGGCCGCCGTGCTCGCGGTCAGCGGGTCGGTGAACTGCGTCAAGCACCTGCAGGCGGTCGCGGTCGAGGCCGGCTGCGACGTCGACGTGATCGCGCTGTTCGAGGAGCTCGCCGGGCAGGTGCCGCTGCTGTCGGCGGTCAAGCCCAACGGCGACCGGCAGATCGACGAGTTCGAGGCGGCCGGCGGCGCGCAGGCGCTGCTGTACCGGCTCCGGCCGTTCCTCGACCTCGACCAGCTCACCGTGGCCGGCCGGACGCTGGGGGAGGTGCTCGGCGGCGTCGACGTGCCCGACTCCGACGTCATCCGCCCGGTCGATGACCCGCTGGCCCGCCATCCCGGGGTGATGATCGTCCGCGGGACGCTCGCGCCGGACGGCGCGGTGGTGAAGCGGACCGTGGCCGACGACGGGATCAAGGTGTTCCGCGGCCCGGCGCGGGTGTTCCGCTCCCGCGAGGAGGGGATCGCCGCCATCCGGGGCGGGCAGGTGCAGGCCGGCGAGGTGCTCGTGCTCAGCGGGCTCGGGCTGCGCGGCTCGCCCGGGATGGCCTTCACCTCGGCGTTCGTCTTCGCCCTGGACGGCGCCGGGCTCGGTGACGAGGTGGTCGTGGTGACCGACGGGCAGATGTCCGGGCTGGTCAACAAGGGGCTGGTGGTCGCCGAGGTGGCGCCGGAGGGTGCGCTCGGCGGACCGCTGGGGCTGGTCGAGGACGGCGACGTGATCAGCGTCGACGTCGAGGCCCGCACCGTCGACCTCGACGTGCCGCCCGAGGAGCTGGCGGCCCGGCGCGAGCGGCTGGCCCCGCACCCCGCACCCACCGGGTGCAGCTGGCTGTCGGTCTACGCCCGCTCGGTGCAGCCGGTCGCCCGCGGTGCCACGCTGGGCGCCTGA
- a CDS encoding FmdB family zinc ribbon protein, which yields MAVYLYRCRAHGPTEARFAMGSAPAAVACPACGSTAARVFTAPRLSSGSAARRALIERAERSSEQPDVVAAPPPGPRSARGADVLRNPALSRLPRP from the coding sequence ATGGCCGTCTACCTGTACCGCTGCCGCGCTCACGGGCCGACCGAGGCCCGTTTCGCGATGGGCTCCGCGCCCGCTGCGGTGGCGTGCCCGGCCTGCGGTTCGACCGCGGCACGGGTGTTCACCGCCCCCCGGCTCTCATCCGGGTCCGCGGCGCGCCGCGCCCTGATCGAGCGCGCGGAGCGCAGCAGCGAGCAGCCCGACGTCGTCGCCGCGCCGCCGCCGGGACCGCGCTCCGCGCGGGGGGCCGACGTGCTGCGCAACCCGGCCCTGAGCCGGCTGCCCCGGCCCTGA
- the fmdA gene encoding formamidase: MPERLFPLDSSKPFTEQQHIGHNRWHPDIPAQVTVRPGDTFRVDCREWFDGAIHDDDSADDVRDAPLSTVHVLSGPFAVEGAEPGDLLIVDILDVGPIPQEDSGPLAGQGWGYTGIFATRNGGGFLTEQFPDAYKVIWDFAGQTATSRHVPHVSFTGIVHPGLMGTAPSAELLARWNRREGALIATDPDRVPPLALPPLPQDAILSGLTGAEYDRVAGEAARTAPPRENGGNQDIKNLTKGSRVFYPVFVPGAKLSLGDLHFSQGDGEITFCGAIEMGGFVDLHVDLIKGGMETYGVGENAIFMPGNVDPRYEKWLAFSGTSVTLDDEQRYLDSHLSYQRACLHAIDYLTRFGWSPEQAYMILGAAPIEGRLSGVVDIPNSCATVYLPTGIFDVDVTPAASGPTRIDPGMGVPRSGF; the protein is encoded by the coding sequence ATGCCCGAGCGACTGTTCCCCCTCGACTCCAGCAAGCCGTTCACCGAGCAGCAGCACATCGGTCACAACCGCTGGCACCCCGACATCCCGGCCCAGGTGACCGTCCGTCCCGGGGACACCTTCCGGGTCGACTGCCGCGAGTGGTTCGACGGGGCCATCCACGACGACGACTCGGCCGACGACGTCCGGGACGCCCCGCTGTCCACGGTGCACGTGCTGAGCGGCCCGTTCGCGGTGGAGGGCGCCGAGCCGGGTGACCTGCTGATCGTCGACATCCTCGACGTCGGGCCGATCCCGCAGGAGGACTCCGGGCCGCTGGCCGGGCAGGGCTGGGGCTACACCGGGATCTTCGCCACCCGGAACGGCGGCGGCTTCCTGACCGAGCAGTTCCCCGACGCGTACAAGGTCATCTGGGACTTCGCCGGGCAGACGGCGACCTCCCGGCACGTCCCGCACGTGTCCTTCACCGGGATCGTGCACCCCGGCCTGATGGGCACGGCGCCGTCCGCGGAGCTGCTGGCCCGCTGGAACCGCCGCGAGGGCGCGCTGATCGCCACCGACCCCGACCGGGTGCCGCCGCTGGCCCTGCCACCCCTCCCCCAGGACGCCATCCTCTCCGGCCTGACCGGCGCGGAGTACGACCGCGTCGCCGGGGAGGCCGCCCGCACCGCCCCGCCGCGGGAGAACGGCGGCAACCAGGACATCAAGAACCTGACCAAGGGCAGCCGGGTCTTCTACCCGGTGTTCGTGCCCGGGGCGAAGCTGTCGCTGGGCGACCTGCACTTCTCCCAGGGCGACGGCGAGATCACCTTCTGCGGGGCCATCGAGATGGGCGGCTTCGTCGACCTGCACGTCGACCTGATCAAGGGCGGCATGGAGACCTACGGGGTCGGCGAGAACGCCATCTTCATGCCGGGCAACGTCGACCCCCGGTACGAGAAGTGGCTGGCCTTCTCCGGGACGTCGGTGACGCTGGACGACGAGCAGCGCTACCTGGACTCGCACCTGTCCTACCAGCGGGCCTGCCTGCACGCGATCGACTACCTGACGAGGTTCGGCTGGTCGCCCGAGCAGGCGTACATGATCCTCGGCGCGGCGCCGATCGAGGGGCGGCTGTCCGGGGTGGTCGACATCCCGAACTCCTGCGCCACCGTCTACCTGCCCACCGGCATCTTCGACGTCGACGTCACCCCCGCGGCGTCCGGGCCGACGCGGATCGACCCCGGCATGGGCGTCCCCCGCTCCGGGTTCTGA